A window of Natrinema versiforme contains these coding sequences:
- a CDS encoding LUD domain-containing protein — protein sequence MTVDTIGRFERALEGLEVEFERVAAADASERIDAVADAPAVGAALPYEGVSLPEAVTIEPTTAELEAARTGVTPVGFAIAEYGSVAVESTADGAEPIALYPDRHVAVVPESDVVPNLSAGFDRLADGFDAGRDSVVFATGRSATADMGDLVHGVHGPGEVHVIVLEDR from the coding sequence ATGACAGTTGACACTATCGGCCGGTTCGAACGCGCACTCGAGGGACTCGAAGTAGAATTCGAGCGCGTCGCGGCCGCCGACGCGAGCGAGCGGATCGACGCGGTCGCCGACGCGCCGGCCGTCGGCGCAGCGCTTCCCTACGAGGGCGTTTCGCTCCCCGAAGCGGTGACGATCGAGCCGACGACCGCCGAACTCGAGGCGGCACGAACGGGCGTCACTCCCGTCGGGTTCGCAATCGCGGAGTACGGCAGCGTCGCCGTGGAGTCGACGGCCGACGGCGCGGAACCGATCGCCCTCTACCCGGATCGTCACGTCGCGGTTGTCCCGGAGAGCGATGTCGTCCCGAATCTCAGCGCCGGTTTCGACCGGCTCGCGGACGGGTTCGACGCGGGCCGGGACAGCGTCGTCTTCGCGACCGGGCGGAGCGCGACGGCGGACATGGGCGACCTCGTCCACGGCGTCCACGGGCCCGGCGAGGTCCACGTGATCGTTCTGGAGGACCGATAG
- a CDS encoding ferritin-like domain-containing protein, which yields MTIDSTEDLFVDGLKHAYYTEQQLVEALDELEQTASSEELKSGFAEHREETQNHVERIEDVFEQLDADAEAETDPVVDGMIEAHEEFMDKDPSQEAIDRFNIAAGQKSEHYEIAVYGNLIPMADQLGMDDVADTLEETLREEQDELDSLSEMGEEFDYGELSVSE from the coding sequence ATGACTATCGACTCAACCGAAGACCTCTTCGTAGACGGACTGAAACACGCGTATTACACCGAACAGCAACTCGTCGAAGCCCTCGACGAACTCGAGCAAACTGCCTCGAGCGAGGAACTCAAGTCGGGCTTCGCCGAGCACCGCGAGGAGACGCAAAATCACGTCGAGCGCATCGAAGACGTGTTCGAGCAACTCGACGCCGACGCGGAGGCCGAGACGGATCCGGTCGTCGACGGGATGATCGAGGCCCACGAGGAGTTCATGGACAAGGATCCCAGTCAGGAGGCCATCGACCGGTTCAACATCGCCGCCGGCCAGAAGTCCGAACACTACGAGATCGCCGTCTACGGGAACCTCATCCCGATGGCGGATCAGCTCGGCATGGACGACGTCGCGGACACCTTAGAGGAGACGCTCCGAGAGGAGCAGGACGAACTCGACAGCCTCTCGGAGATGGGCGAGGAGTTCGATTACGGCGAACTGTCGGTCTCGGAGTGA
- a CDS encoding GMP synthase subunit A, whose protein sequence is MTKIVVVDNHGQFTHLERRALRDLGVDTELIDNDTPPEAADADGVVLSGGPDMDRIGASAEYLEADIPVLGICLGMQLIAEELGGSVGSGDYGGYADVTVDIVDDDDPLTGTLHPETRVWASHADEVTELPDGFELTARSDVCDVEAMSDTDRDLYGVQWHPEVAHTEEGDEIFENFVAICESR, encoded by the coding sequence ATGACGAAGATCGTCGTGGTGGACAACCACGGACAGTTCACCCACTTGGAACGCCGAGCGCTTCGCGACCTCGGCGTCGACACGGAACTGATCGACAACGACACGCCGCCAGAAGCCGCCGACGCCGACGGTGTCGTCCTCTCGGGCGGTCCCGACATGGATCGGATCGGCGCGTCGGCCGAGTACCTCGAGGCCGATATCCCGGTCCTCGGCATCTGTCTGGGGATGCAACTGATCGCCGAGGAACTCGGCGGGAGCGTCGGCAGCGGCGACTACGGCGGCTACGCGGACGTCACCGTCGACATCGTCGACGACGACGACCCGCTGACCGGCACCCTGCACCCCGAGACCCGCGTCTGGGCGAGCCACGCCGACGAGGTCACGGAACTGCCGGACGGCTTCGAACTGACCGCGAGAAGCGACGTGTGTGACGTCGAAGCGATGAGCGACACCGACCGCGACCTCTACGGTGTCCAGTGGCACCCCGAGGTCGCCCACACCGAGGAGGGCGACGAGATTTTCGAGAACTTCGTCGCGATCTGCGAATCGCGATAG